From the genome of Pseudomonas yamanorum, one region includes:
- a CDS encoding flagellar basal body P-ring protein FlgI has protein sequence MAAMLLLALSAGAQAERLKDIASISGVRSNQLIGYGLVVGLNGTGDQTTQTPFTLQTFNNMLSQFGIKVPPGSGNVQLKNVAAVSISADLPPFAKPGQVVDITVSSMGNSKSLRGGTLLMTPLKGIDGNVYAIAQGNLVVGGFDAEGRDGSKITVNVPSAGRIPGGASVERTVPSGFNQGNSLTLNLNRSDFTTAKRVVDKINELLGPGVAQAIDGGSVRVTAPLDPSQRVDYLSLLENLEVDPGQAVAKVIINSRTGTIVIGQNVKVSPAAVTHGSLTVTITEDPIVSQPGPLSNGQTAVVPRSRVNAQQEAKPMFKFGPGTTLDEIVRAVNQVGAAPGDLMAILEALKQAGALQADLIVI, from the coding sequence GGTGGTGGGGCTTAACGGTACCGGTGACCAGACCACCCAGACCCCGTTCACCCTGCAGACCTTCAACAACATGCTTTCGCAGTTCGGCATCAAGGTACCGCCGGGTTCGGGCAACGTGCAGTTGAAGAACGTCGCGGCGGTGTCCATCAGCGCTGACTTGCCGCCGTTTGCCAAGCCAGGGCAGGTGGTCGATATCACCGTCTCGTCCATGGGTAACTCGAAAAGCCTGCGGGGCGGCACCTTGCTGATGACGCCGCTCAAAGGTATCGACGGCAACGTCTACGCCATTGCCCAGGGCAACCTGGTGGTGGGCGGCTTTGACGCCGAAGGCCGTGACGGTTCGAAGATCACCGTCAACGTGCCGTCGGCCGGCCGGATTCCCGGTGGTGCCTCGGTGGAGCGCACCGTGCCCAGCGGCTTCAACCAGGGCAACAGCCTGACCCTGAACCTCAACCGTTCGGACTTCACCACTGCCAAGCGCGTGGTCGACAAGATCAATGAGCTGCTCGGCCCGGGCGTGGCCCAGGCCATCGACGGTGGTTCGGTGCGTGTCACCGCTCCGCTGGACCCAAGCCAGCGTGTGGACTACCTGTCTCTGCTGGAAAACCTTGAGGTTGACCCGGGCCAGGCGGTGGCGAAAGTCATCATCAATTCGCGGACCGGCACCATCGTGATTGGCCAGAACGTCAAGGTTTCGCCAGCGGCGGTGACCCACGGCAGCCTGACCGTGACCATCACCGAAGACCCGATCGTCAGCCAGCCTGGCCCGTTGTCCAACGGCCAGACCGCCGTGGTCCCCCGTTCGCGGGTGAATGCCCAGCAAGAAGCCAAGCCGATGTTCAAGTTCGGCCCTGGTACCACCCTGGACGAGATTGTCCGCGCGGTGAACCAGGTGGGCGCAGCGCCCGGCGACTTGATGGCGATCCTCGAAGCATTGAAACAGGCCGGCGCCTTGCAAGCCGACCTGATCGTGATCTGA
- the flgJ gene encoding flagellar assembly peptidoglycan hydrolase FlgJ, which translates to MAMDMRKSGLTSTADSGSYSDLNRLNQLKFGDKNSDGNMRKVAQEFESLFLGEMLKSMRSATEALGKDNPLNTPAAKQYQEMYDQQLAVSLSREGGGIGLADVLMRQMQKNKPVDAQAATLQGPAAPAKKVDVPTEIAAGTKADGPLGRSNGQRPLWAYRVAVPEGTNSHANDMALMNQRRISLPSKLTDRLLAGIVPGADATTTAAKAAPLRNSAADDGVVNSSARSLAALPPRGQMQVYGRAVAQPPLAPAKKAFSSQDEFVATMLPMAKQAAARIGIDPRYLVAQAALETGWGKSVMRAEDGTSSHNLFGIKAGQSWQGEQARAITSEFRNGAMVKETAQFRSYNSYQDSFHDLVTLLQSNDRYKEVVKSADNPEQFVRELQKAGYATDPDYASKISQIAKTMNSYQNYAAAGASTHL; encoded by the coding sequence ATGGCCATGGACATGCGCAAAAGCGGCCTGACCAGCACGGCGGACTCGGGTTCTTATTCCGACCTCAACCGGCTCAACCAGTTGAAGTTCGGCGACAAGAACAGCGACGGCAACATGCGCAAGGTCGCGCAGGAATTCGAGTCGCTGTTTCTCGGCGAGATGCTCAAGTCCATGCGCTCGGCCACCGAAGCCCTGGGCAAGGACAACCCGCTGAATACTCCGGCGGCCAAGCAGTACCAGGAAATGTACGACCAGCAGTTGGCGGTCTCCCTGTCTCGTGAGGGCGGTGGTATTGGCCTGGCAGACGTGCTGATGCGCCAGATGCAGAAGAACAAGCCGGTGGACGCCCAGGCGGCCACCTTGCAAGGCCCGGCCGCACCGGCGAAGAAGGTGGATGTGCCGACCGAAATTGCCGCCGGTACCAAGGCCGATGGCCCGCTGGGCCGCAGCAATGGTCAACGGCCTTTGTGGGCGTACCGCGTGGCGGTGCCTGAAGGCACCAACTCCCACGCCAACGATATGGCGCTGATGAATCAGCGGCGCATCTCGTTGCCGAGCAAGCTGACGGATCGCCTGCTGGCCGGCATCGTGCCGGGTGCCGATGCCACCACCACTGCCGCCAAGGCCGCGCCGCTGCGTAACAGCGCCGCCGATGACGGTGTGGTCAACAGTTCTGCCCGCAGCCTGGCTGCACTACCCCCGCGCGGACAAATGCAGGTTTACGGTCGCGCCGTGGCCCAGCCGCCGCTGGCACCCGCGAAAAAAGCCTTCAGTTCGCAGGATGAATTTGTCGCCACCATGTTGCCGATGGCCAAGCAGGCCGCCGCGCGGATTGGCATCGACCCACGCTACCTGGTGGCCCAGGCCGCTTTGGAAACCGGCTGGGGTAAATCGGTGATGCGTGCCGAAGACGGCACCAGCAGCCACAACCTGTTCGGCATCAAGGCCGGCCAGAGTTGGCAGGGCGAACAGGCCCGGGCGATCACCAGCGAGTTTCGCAATGGTGCGATGGTCAAGGAGACGGCGCAGTTCCGTTCCTACAACTCCTACCAGGACAGCTTCCATGACCTGGTGACGTTGCTGCAAAGCAATGATCGCTATAAAGAAGTTGTGAAATCAGCCGACAACCCGGAACAGTTTGTGCGCGAGTTGCAAAAAGCCGGTTATGCAACCGACCCGGATTACGCCAGCAAGATTTCGCAGATCGCAAAAACGATGAACAGCTACCAGAACTACGCTGCCGCGGGCGCTTCCACTCATTTATAA
- the flgK gene encoding flagellar hook-associated protein FlgK, with product MSLLNIGMSGLNAAQGSLSVLSNNIANVNTPGYSRQQTTQNASASNAFGGVFIGTGTTLADVRRVYNDFLNTAYQNSTALNSDANAYLGQASAIDKTLSDKSTGMSAVLSAFFAAAQASAATPSDVSARQLLVTSAQTLSNRFNAISSQLTQQKESINGQLSTMSDQVNKLTSSIASLNKQISQVQGSTSNAPANLLDARNEAVRSLNELIGVTATEKDGQVNITTGTGQSLVDGDVANTISAVPSKNDSSQYTIQINMGSTSMDIGSVVSGGSIGGLMRYRSDVLMPAINDLGRLAIVTADTVNNQLGQGLDLNGDFGSSLFSDINSAAAISQRSQGTAGNSAGSGNLNVSIADSSKLTTYDYKVTFTSGNQYNVVRSDGKAMGSFDTTTTPPPVIDGFTLALDGKGPMAAGDSFKVSPTSNGASGIGVDLTDPNKLAFAGPLAGVAGKNTGTGTFTPPQLTVPLDIHGGADTAQLRTGIENSMPVKMVFGDKAADGTQPYTVTDAQGFKIGTGSIIPGQGNKITINVPMRDATGAVITGKSFSFDTTVGGSPANNDSTTFSFNSGATSDGRNAQSLLALQTKATVGVTDGNGGVSLVSANSRLVSQVGSKAAQANTDSTATGALLTANKAAANSVSQVNLDEEAGDMIKFQQYYTASSQIIKAAQETFSTLINAL from the coding sequence ATGAGTTTGCTCAATATCGGGATGTCGGGGCTCAATGCCGCCCAAGGATCGTTGTCGGTCTTAAGTAACAACATCGCCAACGTCAACACCCCGGGATACTCGCGTCAGCAGACCACCCAGAACGCCAGTGCGTCGAATGCGTTCGGCGGTGTGTTCATCGGCACCGGTACGACCCTGGCGGATGTGCGCCGGGTGTACAACGACTTCCTGAACACCGCTTACCAGAACAGCACCGCGCTCAATAGCGACGCCAATGCTTACTTGGGCCAGGCCAGTGCAATCGACAAGACCCTGTCGGACAAAAGCACCGGCATGTCGGCCGTGCTCAGCGCCTTTTTCGCGGCGGCGCAGGCTTCTGCAGCCACGCCCAGTGATGTGTCCGCCCGGCAATTGCTGGTGACCAGTGCCCAGACCTTGAGCAACCGGTTCAACGCGATTTCCTCGCAGTTGACTCAACAGAAAGAAAGCATCAACGGCCAGTTGAGCACCATGAGTGATCAGGTCAACAAGCTGACCTCCTCGATTGCATCCCTGAACAAGCAGATTTCCCAGGTCCAGGGCTCGACGAGCAACGCGCCCGCCAACCTGCTGGATGCGCGCAACGAAGCGGTGCGCTCCCTCAATGAACTGATCGGTGTCACGGCCACTGAAAAGGACGGCCAGGTCAACATCACAACCGGCACCGGCCAGTCGCTGGTAGACGGCGATGTTGCCAATACCATTTCGGCAGTGCCGAGCAAGAACGACAGCAGCCAGTACACCATTCAGATCAACATGGGCAGCACCTCCATGGACATCGGTTCGGTGGTCAGCGGTGGCAGCATTGGCGGCCTGATGCGTTATCGCAGTGATGTGCTGATGCCGGCCATCAATGACTTGGGCCGACTGGCCATCGTCACCGCCGATACCGTCAACAACCAGTTGGGCCAGGGCCTGGATTTGAATGGTGATTTCGGCTCTTCGCTGTTCTCGGATATCAACAGTGCGGCCGCCATCTCCCAGCGTAGTCAGGGGACCGCGGGTAACAGCGCCGGCTCCGGCAACCTGAATGTGTCGATTGCCGACAGCAGCAAGCTGACCACCTACGACTACAAGGTCACGTTTACCAGCGGCAACCAGTACAACGTGGTGCGTTCCGATGGCAAGGCCATGGGCTCGTTCGATACCACCACCACGCCGCCGCCGGTGATTGACGGTTTCACCCTGGCGCTGGATGGCAAAGGGCCGATGGCGGCGGGTGACAGCTTCAAGGTCAGCCCCACCAGCAATGGCGCCAGCGGGATCGGCGTCGACCTGACGGACCCGAATAAACTCGCATTCGCCGGCCCATTGGCGGGCGTTGCCGGCAAGAACACCGGCACCGGCACGTTCACGCCGCCGCAGTTGACGGTGCCGCTGGATATTCATGGCGGTGCCGATACCGCCCAATTGCGCACCGGGATCGAAAACTCGATGCCGGTGAAAATGGTGTTCGGCGATAAGGCCGCGGACGGCACACAGCCGTACACCGTCACCGACGCCCAAGGCTTCAAGATCGGCACCGGCAGCATCATTCCGGGCCAGGGCAACAAGATCACCATCAATGTGCCGATGCGCGACGCCACCGGCGCCGTGATCACCGGCAAGAGCTTCAGTTTTGACACCACCGTTGGCGGCTCGCCGGCCAATAACGACAGCACCACCTTCTCCTTCAACAGTGGCGCCACCTCCGACGGCCGCAACGCCCAGTCGCTGCTGGCGCTGCAAACCAAGGCAACTGTCGGTGTGACGGACGGCAACGGGGGCGTGAGCCTGGTCAGTGCCAACAGCCGCCTGGTGTCCCAAGTGGGTTCCAAGGCTGCCCAGGCCAATACCGACAGCACCGCGACCGGTGCGCTGCTGACGGCGAACAAGGCGGCCGCCAACTCGGTGTCCCAGGTCAACCTGGATGAAGAGGCGGGCGACATGATCAAGTTCCAGCAGTACTACACCGCGTCGTCGCAGATCATCAAGGCGGCGCAGGAAACCTTCAGCACACTGATCAACGCACTTTAA
- a CDS encoding flagellar hook-associated protein 3 codes for MRISTQQYFDTSSAKYQDNYSGVVKAQDQASSGVRVQTASDDPVAAAQLLMLQQQKDMLGQYNTNITTLQNSLTNEESVLQSINNALQTAQGLAQQAGNIAKSDDDRKAIAAQVGALEDQVLGLLNSKDSSGNYMFSGAKTDTPPYTRNNDGTYTYQGDETPLSLQISNNLSISMGDTGKALLESSSNTGRTQATLLPPAVNDGTVGISAGLVTSSTKFANSFSDGQPYKLTFSSSTQYSVTDKDGNDVTSEITGNGTFDSTKEGSSSVSLRGVTFDIRLNLGKDVASGPASDALVAGKQFSLATKPDSFSISRTASNPSTAQLTGGTVTDSAAYTSTFPNSGAVIKFTSGTDYQVFAQPYSANSKAIASGTMAAGATSITTAGLTFGVSGTPGAGDQFSVGATSNKNMNALDTLGQLRKALETPADGNPVALNNLKDVVATSIGNLGNASAQIDQVRGSIGARQSAMDIQSTENTSLGLANTSTMSSLANVDMGQAAIDLTLQQTMLQASQLAFVKISQLSLFSKM; via the coding sequence ATGCGTATTTCTACACAGCAGTATTTCGACACCAGCTCCGCCAAATACCAGGACAACTATTCCGGTGTGGTGAAGGCCCAGGACCAGGCGAGTTCCGGCGTCCGGGTGCAGACCGCTTCCGATGACCCGGTGGCTGCTGCCCAATTGCTGATGCTGCAGCAGCAGAAAGACATGTTGGGGCAATACAACACCAACATCACCACCCTGCAAAACTCCCTGACCAACGAAGAGAGCGTGCTGCAAAGCATCAATAACGCGCTGCAAACCGCCCAGGGCCTGGCGCAGCAGGCCGGTAACATCGCCAAGAGCGATGACGATCGCAAGGCGATTGCCGCCCAGGTAGGAGCGCTTGAGGACCAGGTGCTGGGCTTGCTCAACTCCAAGGATTCCAGCGGCAACTACATGTTCTCCGGTGCCAAGACCGATACACCGCCGTACACCCGCAACAATGACGGTACTTACACCTACCAGGGTGACGAGACGCCCCTGAGCCTGCAGATTTCCAACAACCTCTCGATCTCCATGGGTGATACCGGCAAGGCGCTGCTGGAAAGCTCGTCCAATACCGGTCGCACCCAGGCCACGTTGCTGCCGCCTGCCGTGAATGACGGCACGGTGGGGATCTCGGCGGGGCTGGTCACGTCGAGCACGAAGTTTGCCAACAGCTTTTCCGATGGCCAGCCGTACAAGCTGACCTTCTCCAGCAGCACCCAATACAGCGTGACCGACAAGGACGGCAACGACGTCACCTCGGAGATCACCGGTAACGGTACGTTTGACTCCACCAAGGAAGGCTCATCCAGCGTCAGCCTGCGGGGTGTCACGTTCGACATCCGGCTGAACCTGGGCAAAGACGTTGCGTCGGGCCCGGCATCCGATGCGCTGGTGGCGGGCAAGCAATTCTCCCTGGCAACCAAGCCTGACAGCTTCAGTATTTCCCGTACGGCAAGCAATCCGTCCACTGCGCAACTGACGGGTGGCACGGTCACGGATTCGGCGGCTTATACCAGCACCTTTCCCAACTCGGGTGCGGTGATCAAGTTCACCAGTGGCACCGATTACCAGGTGTTCGCCCAGCCGTACTCCGCCAATAGCAAGGCCATTGCCAGCGGCACCATGGCTGCCGGCGCGACGTCGATCACCACGGCCGGCCTGACCTTTGGTGTGAGTGGCACGCCAGGTGCCGGTGACCAGTTCTCGGTCGGCGCCACCAGCAACAAGAACATGAATGCCCTGGACACCCTGGGCCAATTGCGCAAGGCCCTGGAAACCCCGGCCGACGGCAATCCGGTTGCCTTGAATAACCTCAAGGACGTGGTCGCCACGAGTATTGGCAACCTGGGTAACGCTTCGGCGCAGATCGACCAGGTTCGCGGCTCCATTGGTGCACGCCAGAGTGCGATGGATATCCAGAGCACGGAAAACACCAGCCTGGGCCTGGCCAATACGTCCACCATGTCGTCCCTGGCCAACGTTGATATGGGGCAAGCCGCCATTGACCTGACCTTGCAGCAGACCATGCTGCAGGCCTCGCAACTGGCGTTCGTGAAAATCTCCCAGTTGAGCCTGTTCAGCAAGATGTGA
- a CDS encoding ketoacyl-ACP synthase III — MIGIKSIASYVPADGIDNYAQGAKFAKDEEFIIGKIGSAFLPRKDAAQETSDLCVEAVNALFANNPDLKRESIDALIVVTQNGDEEGLPHTAAIVQDKLGLPTHVAAFDISLGCSGYVYGIYAMKGFMEATGLKNGLLVTADPYSKIVDPEDRNTTMLFGDAATATWMGEDAPWQLGKAKFGTDGSGAPHLKVSDGVFFMNGRQVFNFALLKVPAHLHELLNESDLKADEIDAFCIHQGSAAIVDAVARRFEDAPVDKFIKDMVETGNTVSSSIPLLLEKHMLDSTWKRVAISGFGVGLSWGSAILHRP; from the coding sequence ATGATTGGCATAAAAAGCATCGCCAGTTACGTGCCGGCAGACGGGATCGATAACTACGCCCAGGGTGCCAAATTCGCCAAGGATGAAGAATTCATCATTGGCAAGATCGGTTCGGCGTTCCTGCCGCGCAAGGATGCTGCACAGGAAACCTCCGATCTGTGCGTCGAGGCGGTCAACGCCTTGTTTGCCAACAACCCCGATTTGAAGCGCGAATCCATCGATGCGCTGATCGTCGTCACCCAGAACGGCGACGAAGAGGGCTTGCCTCACACCGCCGCCATCGTCCAGGACAAACTGGGCCTGCCGACTCACGTGGCGGCCTTTGATATTTCCCTGGGCTGCTCGGGCTATGTCTACGGCATCTATGCGATGAAGGGCTTCATGGAAGCCACTGGCCTGAAAAACGGCCTGCTGGTGACCGCCGATCCGTACTCGAAGATCGTCGACCCGGAAGACCGCAACACCACCATGCTGTTCGGCGATGCCGCTACCGCCACCTGGATGGGCGAAGACGCGCCCTGGCAGTTGGGCAAGGCCAAGTTCGGCACTGACGGTTCCGGTGCGCCGCACTTGAAGGTCAGCGATGGCGTGTTCTTCATGAACGGCCGCCAGGTGTTCAACTTCGCCTTGCTCAAGGTGCCGGCGCATTTGCACGAGCTGCTCAATGAGTCGGACCTCAAGGCTGACGAGATTGACGCATTCTGCATTCACCAGGGCAGTGCGGCGATTGTCGACGCCGTGGCCCGGCGTTTCGAAGATGCACCGGTGGACAAGTTCATCAAGGACATGGTCGAGACCGGCAACACCGTGTCCTCGAGCATTCCGCTGCTGCTGGAAAAGCATATGCTCGACTCCACCTGGAAGCGCGTCGCCATCAGTGGTTTTGGCGTGGGCCTGTCCTGGGGCTCGGCGATTTTGCATCGCCCTTGA
- a CDS encoding flagellin N-terminal helical domain-containing protein: MALTVNTNLASLNVQNNLNKASGALQTSMQRLSSGLRINSAKDDAAGLQISNRLTSQINGLGVAIKNANDGSSIAQTAEGAMQQSTNILQSMRTLALQSANGSPSAEDRKSNQAQYAALTAELTRIATTTTFGGKNLLDGSFGTTSFQVGANANQTIDMSIGNVAANNIGSQQLKSQGVAPSATGVAGGAIAVTGGGQSSNLTIAAGASAKQIAAQMNGAVGGLAATASTVAQFTVDSAAIAGATPASANFTLKVGSGTAVQFTGVTSTSDLADQLKSNAAKLGITVNYDSTTQALSVKSDTGENLTFNAGDPGAVAGIKVATQDGTGTFGTAVALANTAIIATGAVSLNSSSSYSLSGAGVTGLFAATGTAANSTKTTVNNTDITTAANAQNSIDVITQAISDIDSQRAGLGAVQNRFDNTVANLQSISDNSSAARGQIQDVDYAAETAQLTKQQTLQQASTAILSQANQLPSAVLKLLQ, encoded by the coding sequence ATGGCTTTAACAGTAAACACTAACCTTGCTTCGTTGAACGTTCAGAACAACCTGAACAAGGCTTCCGGCGCCCTGCAAACTTCCATGCAGCGTCTGTCCTCCGGCCTGCGTATCAACAGCGCCAAAGACGATGCGGCCGGCCTGCAAATCTCCAACCGTCTGACCAGCCAGATCAACGGCCTGGGCGTTGCAATCAAGAACGCCAACGACGGCAGCTCGATTGCTCAGACCGCTGAAGGCGCCATGCAGCAGTCCACCAACATCCTGCAAAGCATGCGTACCCTGGCTCTGCAATCCGCCAACGGCTCGCCAAGCGCTGAAGACCGTAAGTCGAACCAGGCTCAATACGCTGCTCTGACTGCTGAATTGACCCGTATCGCTACCACCACTACTTTCGGTGGCAAGAACCTGCTGGACGGTTCTTTCGGTACCACTTCGTTCCAGGTCGGCGCCAACGCCAACCAGACCATCGACATGAGCATCGGTAACGTTGCGGCCAACAACATTGGTTCGCAGCAGCTGAAATCCCAAGGCGTTGCTCCAAGCGCAACAGGCGTTGCCGGCGGCGCGATCGCTGTTACCGGTGGCGGCCAGTCCTCCAACCTGACCATCGCTGCTGGTGCTTCCGCCAAGCAGATCGCTGCTCAGATGAACGGCGCTGTCGGCGGCCTGGCTGCTACTGCCAGCACTGTTGCCCAGTTCACCGTTGACTCCGCTGCCATTGCTGGTGCAACCCCTGCCAGCGCTAACTTCACCCTGAAAGTCGGCAGCGGTACTGCGGTCCAGTTCACTGGCGTAACCAGCACTTCCGATCTGGCTGACCAGCTGAAGTCCAACGCTGCCAAGCTGGGCATCACCGTTAACTACGATTCGACCACTCAAGCGCTGTCGGTCAAGTCTGACACCGGTGAGAACCTGACCTTCAACGCTGGCGACCCAGGCGCTGTTGCCGGTATCAAAGTGGCTACCCAAGACGGCACTGGCACCTTCGGTACTGCCGTTGCTCTGGCTAACACCGCGATCATCGCTACTGGTGCAGTTTCCCTGAACTCCTCCAGCAGCTACTCCCTGAGCGGCGCCGGTGTGACTGGTCTGTTCGCAGCGACTGGTACTGCTGCCAACTCCACCAAAACCACCGTTAACAACACCGACATCACCACTGCTGCCAACGCACAGAACTCGATCGACGTGATCACCCAGGCGATCTCGGACATCGACTCCCAGCGTGCCGGTCTCGGTGCTGTACAAAACCGTTTCGACAACACCGTTGCTAACTTGCAGAGCATCTCGGACAACTCCAGCGCCGCTCGCGGTCAGATCCAGGACGTTGACTACGCTGCAGAAACTGCTCAGCTGACCAAGCAACAAACCCTGCAACAGGCTTCCACTGCGATCCTGTCCCAGGCCAACCAACTGCCATCCGCTGTACTGAAGCTGCTTCAGTAA
- a CDS encoding flagellar protein FlaG, with amino-acid sequence MDMSVKLNLSYPAAPTPQSAPAPVTADSQTPKVDATVAAVKPKQEAKPDDLEKAVNDIRKFVQAAQRNLDFSIDDSTHQVVVKVIATESGEVIRQIPSETALKLAQSLHDASNVLFDAKV; translated from the coding sequence ATGGACATGAGCGTCAAGTTGAACCTGTCTTATCCTGCTGCCCCAACGCCACAGAGTGCGCCTGCCCCTGTGACTGCCGACTCGCAGACCCCCAAGGTTGATGCGACCGTCGCAGCAGTAAAGCCCAAGCAGGAAGCGAAACCGGACGACCTGGAAAAGGCCGTCAACGATATTCGCAAATTTGTCCAGGCGGCCCAGCGCAACCTGGATTTTTCCATTGATGACTCCACCCATCAGGTGGTGGTCAAGGTCATCGCGACCGAAAGCGGCGAGGTCATTCGTCAGATCCCGTCGGAAACCGCATTGAAACTCGCACAAAGCCTTCACGACGCCAGCAACGTGTTGTTTGACGCTAAAGTCTGA
- the fliD gene encoding flagellar filament capping protein FliD yields the protein MGDITVSGPVTGINTESIVTALVNAEQAPKQSQINKQTQTSTAQLSSIGKIQAALDAFRGAMDNMTKDASIGGLTATTSDANVSTVTLGAGASAGSYSLIVSQLATASKVATQTYAAGAKTVVNTGTTATTLEISQSGQSYGVSVPPGATLQQVRDSINAQYSSAGLSANILTDATGSRLVVTSSNTGAGTDIKLGGNSGLDTGSSVVGSPPQNAKYTIDGTAQESKSNTLSDAISGVSIKLVAVSPLPTGSKDEKDRIASTITVTRSTDTLKSSVKGFVDTYNALMTAINTETAVTTNADGSTTSAALTGDSTMRGLQTAVRAQLNALAGTGTLKSLAQFGVNTDQTTGKLSIDDKVFSAAIATNPTDIGGIFNGDNGLLARMKSATDSYAVTNTGVLATRSSTLSANLKDLQNQQDTLTARMAALKTSLTAKYTTMNNLVAQLTSQRSSVMTTLNALNKTSSDS from the coding sequence ATGGGTGATATCACGGTAAGCGGCCCGGTTACGGGGATTAATACCGAGTCGATCGTTACGGCCTTGGTGAACGCTGAACAAGCGCCCAAGCAGTCGCAGATCAACAAGCAGACGCAAACGTCGACCGCCCAACTGTCCTCGATCGGCAAGATTCAAGCGGCGCTGGATGCCTTCCGCGGCGCCATGGACAACATGACCAAGGACGCCAGTATCGGCGGCCTGACGGCGACCACCTCGGATGCCAATGTTTCTACCGTCACCCTGGGCGCCGGTGCTTCTGCCGGGAGCTACTCCTTGATCGTCAGCCAACTGGCGACGGCTTCGAAAGTTGCTACCCAGACTTATGCGGCGGGGGCGAAGACGGTCGTCAATACCGGCACCACTGCGACGACCCTGGAAATTTCCCAGTCAGGTCAGAGCTATGGGGTCAGCGTTCCACCTGGAGCGACGTTGCAGCAGGTGCGTGACTCAATCAACGCGCAATACAGCAGCGCAGGTCTGAGTGCCAACATTCTGACTGATGCCACCGGTTCCCGACTGGTCGTGACGTCTTCCAATACTGGCGCCGGTACCGATATCAAGCTGGGTGGCAACTCCGGTTTGGATACTGGCTCTTCAGTGGTGGGCAGCCCGCCGCAGAATGCGAAGTACACCATTGACGGTACTGCTCAGGAATCCAAGAGCAATACCCTGTCCGACGCGATCAGTGGTGTGAGTATTAAGTTGGTGGCGGTGTCTCCGCTGCCCACCGGCAGCAAAGATGAAAAGGATCGGATAGCATCAACCATCACCGTCACGCGTAGTACCGACACTCTCAAGAGTTCGGTAAAGGGTTTTGTCGACACCTATAACGCCCTGATGACCGCGATCAATACCGAGACCGCCGTCACTACCAACGCGGATGGTTCCACCACTTCTGCTGCGCTGACGGGCGATTCCACCATGCGCGGTTTGCAGACGGCCGTGCGTGCTCAGCTGAATGCGTTGGCCGGTACGGGCACATTGAAATCCCTGGCCCAGTTTGGTGTGAACACTGACCAGACAACCGGCAAGTTGAGCATTGACGACAAGGTGTTCAGTGCCGCCATCGCCACCAATCCCACCGACATCGGCGGCATTTTCAATGGTGACAATGGCCTGTTGGCGCGTATGAAATCTGCGACCGACAGCTATGCGGTGACCAACACCGGCGTCCTGGCCACGCGTTCTTCGACGCTGTCGGCCAACCTCAAGGACCTGCAAAACCAGCAGGACACCCTGACCGCGCGCATGGCTGCCCTGAAGACAAGCCTGACCGCCAAGTACACGACCATGAACAACCTGGTGGCTCAGCTCACCAGTCAACGCTCCAGTGTCATGACCACGCTCAACGCGCTGAACAAGACCTCCTCGGACAGTTGA
- the fliS gene encoding flagellar export chaperone FliS, with translation MNPMRALRQYQKVNSHAQVSEASPHRLVQMLMEGALDRMAQAKGAMARGDIAQKGLLLGKAIDILIGLRDGLNPEKTDDPAALQQLDNLYAYMTTRLLEANTKSDVAMIDEVAGLMITLKEGWDGIATL, from the coding sequence ATGAATCCCATGAGAGCCCTTCGCCAATACCAGAAGGTCAATTCCCATGCCCAGGTCTCCGAAGCCAGCCCGCACCGTCTGGTTCAAATGCTGATGGAAGGCGCGCTGGACCGCATGGCCCAGGCCAAGGGCGCCATGGCTCGTGGTGACATCGCGCAAAAGGGCCTGTTGCTGGGCAAGGCGATCGATATCCTGATTGGCCTGCGTGACGGCCTGAACCCGGAAAAAACCGATGATCCGGCCGCCTTGCAGCAATTGGATAACCTGTACGCCTACATGACCACGCGCTTGCTCGAAGCCAATACCAAGAGCGATGTGGCAATGATCGACGAAGTAGCCGGCTTGATGATTACGCTCAAGGAAGGCTGGGACGGTATTGCAACACTGTAG